The following coding sequences are from one Odontesthes bonariensis isolate fOdoBon6 chromosome 10, fOdoBon6.hap1, whole genome shotgun sequence window:
- the slc35h1 gene encoding solute carrier family 35 member C2 isoform X2, whose amino-acid sequence MACPVHFLCRGLRTVGLVLLYYVFSIGITFYNKWLMKGFHYPLFMTLVHLTVNFYLSALTRRAMQCYTGKPRVVLSWRDYLHKVAPTALATALDIGLSNWSFLFITISLYTMTKSSAVLFILFFSLVFKLEEPNPFLILVVLLISSGLFMFTLESTQFNLEGFIMVLLASFIGGIRWTLTQVLMQKAELGLQNPIDTMYHLQPLMFLGLFPLFLYNEALSLSTSEKLFRVTELSPLLYSVFTLSIGGSLAFGLGFSEFLLVSRTSSLTLSISGIFKEVCTLLLAASLMGDKMSAINWLGFAVCLCGISLHVGLKTYYSKNKGPSIRELNSKSTELEFPLLRQNGDEHEDSDDDDADITAHGHHLHATHPFTHPSKKTQKTVKFEKR is encoded by the exons ATGGCGTGTCCGGTTCATTTCCTCTGCCGGGGACTTCGCACTGTTGGACTAGTTCTCCTCTACTATGTCTTCTCCATAGGCAtcacattttataataaatggCTGATGAAG GGCTTCCATTATCCCCTCTTCATGACATTGGTGCATCTCACCGTCAACTTCTATCTGTCAGCTCTGACTCGGCGGGCCATGCAGTGCTATACAGGAAAACCCCGCGTTGTTCTGAGCTGGAGAGACTACCTCCATAAAGTGGCTCCCACTg CCTTAGCAACGGCACTGGATATTGGACTTTCCAACTGGAGCTTCCTCTTCATCACCATTAGCTT GTACACCATGACCAAGTCCTCGGCCGTGCTGTTcatcctctttttctctctggtGTTTAAACTGGAGGAGCCG AACCCTTTCCTGATCCTGGTGGTCCTGTTGATCTCCAGCGGGCTCTTTATGTTTACTCTCGAGTCGACACAGTTCAACTTGGAGGGCTTCATTATGGTGCTGCTGGCATCCTTCATTGGGGGAATCCGCTGGACCCTCACTCAGGTCCTCATGCAGAAAGCAGAGCTGG GCCTTCAGAACCCAATAGACACCATGTACCATCTACAACCGCTCATGTTCCTCGGCCTCTTCCCCCTCTTCCTGTACAATGAAG CACTGAGCCTCAGTACCTCAGAGAAGTTATTCCGGGTGACTGAGCTATCTCCTCTCCTGTATTCCGTCTTCACGCTCAGTATTGGCGGCTCGCTTGCCTTTGGTTTGGGCTTTTCTGAATTCCTGCTCGTCTCCCGGACCTCCAGCCTTACATTGTCCATATCAGGGATCTTCAAG GAGGTGTGTACGCTGCTTTTGGCTGCGTCTCTGATGGGAGACAAAATGAGCGCGATAAACTGGCTGGGATTTGCTGTGTGTCTATGTGGCATTTCATTACATGTGGGACTCAAGACATATTATTCCAAAA ATAAGGGCCCTTCTATAAGGGAGCTCAACAGTAAGAGCACAGAGCTTGAGTTTCCGTTGCTGCGGCAGAACGGAGACGAACACGAGGATTCGGATGATGACGATGCCGACATCACGGCTCATGGGCACCACCTTCATGCCACCCATCCCTTTACTCATCCgtcaaaaaaaacccaaaaaactgtTAAGTTTGAGAAACGCTGA
- the taf13 gene encoding transcription initiation factor TFIID subunit 13 produces MAEEEDETGFDEELDDGTSGVDVGHGRRKRLFSKELRCMMYGFGDDQNPYTESVDILEDLVIEFITEMTHKAMSIGRQGRVQVEDIVFLIRKDPRKFARVKDLLTMNEELKRARKAFDEANYGS; encoded by the coding sequence ATGGCGGAAGAGGAGGATGAGACCGGCTTCGACGAGGAGCTGGACGACGGCACCAGTGGAGTGGATGTCGGCCACGGGAGGAGAAAGAGGCTCTTCTCCAAGGAGCTCCGGTGTATGATGTACGGATTCGGAGACGACCAGAACCCGTACACGGAGTCTGTGGATATTCTGGAGGACCTGGTTATCGAGTTCATCACGGAAATGACCCACAAAGCGATGTCTATTGGACGCCAGGGCCGCGTCCAGGTGGAGGACATCGTCTTCCTTATTCGTAAAGATCCCAGAAAGTTCGCCAGAGTCAAAGACCTGCTGACCATGAACGAGGAGCTGAAGAGAGCCCGGAAAGCTTTCGATGAGGCCAATTATGGCTCTTAA
- the tnnc2.2 gene encoding troponin C, skeletal muscle yields the protein MTDAQQEARSYLSEEMLNEFKAAFDMFDTDGGGDISTKELGQVMRMLGQNPTREELDEIIEEVDEDGSGTIDFEEFLVMMVRLLKEDQAGKSEEELAECFRVFDKNADGYIDREEFALIIRSSGETISEDEIDELLKDGDKNADGMLDFDEFLKMMENVQ from the exons ACTGACGCGCAACAAGAGGCCCGCTCCTACCTGAGCGAGGAGATGCTGAATG AATTCAAAGCTGCCTTTGACATGTTCGACACTGATGGTGGCGGTGACATCAGCACCAAAGAGTTGGGTCAGGTCATGAGAATGCTGGGTCAGAATCCGACAAGAGAGGAGTTGGATGAGATCATAGAGGAGGTCGATGAGGATG GTAGCGGTACCATCGACTTTGAGGAGTTCTTGGTCATGATGGTGAGGCTGCTCAAGGAGGACCAGGCCGGCAAGAGCGAGGAAGAGTTGGCAGAGTGCTTCCGTGTGTTCGACAA GAACGCCGACGGCTACATCGACAGAGAGGAGTTCGCTTTAATCATCCGCAGTTCCGGTGAGACCATCTCAGAGGACGAGATTGATGAGCTGCTGAAGGATGGAGACAAGAACGCCGACGGCATGCTGGACTTTGACG AATTCCTCAAGATGATGGAGAATGTGCAGTAA